The proteins below come from a single Salvelinus alpinus chromosome 18, SLU_Salpinus.1, whole genome shotgun sequence genomic window:
- the LOC139544382 gene encoding NLR family CARD domain-containing protein 3-like: protein MAPVPVLLLATLEELVEAELKTFKWHLTQDLVKGFPHIPVSQLENTDRLDTIKKMVETYGPEGTVKISLEILRKMIQNQLAETLKNEYDEGETTEQAVEDKLKCYLKKKYGCIYEGTSKEGDFIYLNQIFTELRVFEGAWGGVRDEHEVIHLNIRTPATGETTVEVKNIFKQQSDQKKPIRTVLTQGIAGVGKTVSIQKFILDWAEEKENQDIGFIFPLPFRQINSNIGEDDCSLNELLHQFFPDMEPIKSLRNKSKVLFIFDGLDECRLRLDFNNKVLTDETKPASLDELITNLITGELLPYALIWITSRPAATSKIPRKYIQQWTEVRGFNDPQKDEYFRKKISDDNLASRIITHMKSSRSLHIICHIPVFCWISATVLEKLLGEAEKRKIPKTLTEMNIHFLIFQIDRMREAENSTGSDSIVLKLGELAFRQLEKGHLIFYKEDLRECGIDVTEASVYSGLCTEIFKMEGRTCQKTMFSFVHLSIQEFLAAVYVFFTFINCNENPLVKQNTLVKLLKWRKHQQPMIDLYKSAVDQALQSENGHLDLFLRFLLGLSLESNQTLLQGLLNQTGRSSQTNENIIEYIKKKIRKNPSPERCINLFHCLNELNDHSLVEEIQTYLSSGSLSEAELSPAQWSALVFVLLTSEEDLDVFDLKKYSRSEEGLLRLLPVVTASRIALLNGCNLTEKCCEALASVLSSNTCHMSELDLSKNKLQDSGVMLLSAGLESSHCKLETLSLNGCHLTEISCKMLSSALTSSHLRVLDLSDNKLQDSGMKLLSAGLATPHCKLETLRLSFCGVTKEGCASLASALRSNPFHLRGLDLSYNHPGDSGVSLFSAGLEDTMYKLQHVSVHPGGEGWLFRRLYGCDLTLNPNTAHIYLCLSEENRKVTRVKEKQPYPDQPGRYDYWPQVLCRKGLTGRCYWEVEWSGDWALIAVTYKRLYKTGRSRLGARDTSWSLDCCGNSYTAWHNNENTDISVSSASHSKRVGVYLDWQAGILSFYNVSSDTLTHLHSFNTTFTEPLYPGFGVKFDSSLTLCDVDTKDFKATQP from the exons ATGGCTCCTGTTCCTGTGCTGCTGCTGGCCACTCTGGAGGAGTTGGTTGAAGCAGAATTGAAGACATTTAAATGGCACCTGACCCAGGACCTGGTGAAAGGCTTTCCTCACATCCCAGTGAGCCAGCTGGAGAACACTGACAGACTGGACACTATAAAGAAGATGGTGGAGACCTACGGTCCTGAGGGAACTGTGAAGATCTCACTGGAGATCCTGAGGAAAATGATCCAGAACCAACTGGCTGAAACGCTAAAGAACGAGTATGATGAGGGTGAGACAACAGAACAAGCAG TCGAAGACAAACTGAAATGCTATCTCAAGAAGAAGTACGGCTGTATATATGAGGGGACGTCAAAGGAAGGGGATTTTATCTATCTAAATCAGATCTTCACTGAGCTCCGTGTGTTCGAGGGGGCCTGGGGAGGGGTCAGAGATGAGCATGAGGTCATACATCTGAACATCAGAACACCAGCCACAGGAGAGACCACTGTTGAAGtcaaaaacattttcaaacaaCAGTCCGATCAAAAGAAGCCAATCAGAACAGTTCTAACGCAGGGCATTGCCGGTGTAGGAAAGACTGTCTCTATTCAGAAGTTTATTCTAGACTGGGCAGAAGAAAAGGAGAACCAGGACATTGGTTTCATCTTTCCACTTCCTTTTCGCCAAATCAACTCTAATATAGGGGAAGACGACTGCAGTCTAAATGAACTGCTTCATCAATTCTTCCCTGACATGGAACCAATCAAGAGTCTAAGGAACAAGTCTAAAGTTCTGTTCATATTTGACGGTCTGGACGAGTGTCGACTCCGTCTAGACTTCAACAATAAGGTCCTGACAGATGAAACAAAGCCAGCCTCTCTGGACGAATTGATCACAAACCTGATCACAGGTGAGCTTCTGCCTTATGCTCTCATCTGGATAACCTCCCGGCCTGCAGCAACCAGTAAGATCCCTCGAAAATACATCCAGCAGTGgacagaggtacgagggttcaATGACCCACAGAAGGACGAGTACTTCAGGAAAAAAATCAGTGATGACAACCTGGCCAGCAGAATTATCACACACATGAAGTCATCGAGGAGCCTACACATCATTTGTCACATACCAGTGTTCTGTTGGATATCAGCCACTGTTCTAGAGAAACTGTTGGGTGAAGCAGAGAAAAGAAAGATACCTAAGACTCTGACTGAGATGAACATACATTTCCTGATCTTTCAGATAGACAGAATGAGAGAAGCAGAAAATTCCACAGGAAGTGACAGCATAGTCCTTAAACTTGGAGAGCTGGCATTCCGTCAGCTGGAGAAGGGACATCTTATCTTCTACAAGGAAGACCTGAGAGAGTGTGGCATTGATGTCACAGAAGCATCAGTGTACTCAGGTTTATGCACTGAGATCTTTAAGATGGAGGGAAGGACGTGTCAGAAAACTATGTTCAGCTTTGTGCATCTGAGCATCCAGGAGTTTCTTGCTGCTGTATACGTGTTTTTCACATTCATAAACTGCAATGAGAACCCACTGGTGAAACAGAACACCCTTGTCAAACTTTTGAAATGGCGGAAACACCAACAACCTATGATTGACTTATACAAGAGTGCAGTAGATCAGGCCTTACAGAGTGAGAATGGACACCTGGACCTTTTCCTCCGCTTCCTTCTGGGCCTCTCACTGGAGTCAAATCAGACTCTCCTACAAGGCCTACTGAACCAGACAGGAAGAAGCTCACAGACCAATGAGAACATAATTGAATACATCAAGAAGAAGATCAGGAAGAATCCCTCTCCAGAGAGATGCATCAATCTGTTTCACTGTCTGAATGAACTCAATGACCATTCTCTGGTGGAGGAGATCCAAACCTACCTGAGCTCAGGAAGTCTTTCAGAGGCCGAACTTTCACCTGCACAGTGGTCAGCTCTGGTGTTTGTGTTGCTGACTTCAGAAGAGGACCTGGATGTGTTTGACCTAaagaaatactccagatcagaGGAGGGTCTTCTGAGGTTGTTGCCAGTGGTCACAGCGTCCAGAATAGCTCT GCTGAATGGATGTAACCTCACAGAGAAATGCTGTGAAGCATTGGCCTCAGTTCTCAGCTCAAACACTTGTCACATGAGCGAGCTGGACCTGAGTAAAAACAAGCTGCAGGATTCAGGAGTGATGCtactctctgctggactggagagTTCACATTGTAAACTTGAGACACTGAG TCTGAATGGATGTCACCTCACAGAGATAAGCTGTAAAATGTTGTCTTCAGCCCTCACGTCTTCACACCTGAGAGTGCTGGACCTGAGTGATAACAAGCTGCAGGATTCAGGaatgaagctgctctctgctggacttgCGACTCcacactgtaaactggagacacTGAG GTTGTCATTCTGTGGAGTCACgaaggaaggctgtgcttctctggcttcagctctgaggtcaaacccttTCCATCTGAGAGggctggacctgagctacaatcacccaggagactcaggagtGAGTCTGTTCTCCGCTGGACTGGAGGATACCATGTACAAACTCCAACATGTCAG TGTTCACCCTGGGGGAGAGGGCTGGTTGTTTAGAAGAC TGTACGGCTGTGATCTCACACTGAATCCAAACACAGCACACAtatacctctgtctgtctgaggagaacagGAAGGTGACACGGGTGAAAGAGAAGCAGCCGTATCCTGACCAACCAGGGAGATATGACTACTGGCCCCAGGTGCTGTGTAGAAAGGGTCTGACTGgacgctgttactgggaggtagagtggagtgggGATTGGGCTCTTATAGCGGTGACATATAAAAGATTATACAAGACGGGAAGGAGTCGGCTTGGAGCCAGGGACACGTCCTGGAGTCTGGACTGCTGCGGTAACAGTTACACTGCCTGGCACAATAATGAAAACACCGACATATCTGTTTCCTCCGCCTCCCACTCCAAAagagtaggagtgtatctggactggcAGGCTGGCATTCTGTCCTTCTATAATGtctcctctgacacactgacccacctgcACTCATTCAATAccacattcactgagcccctctaCCCAGGGTTTGGGGTTAAGTTTGACTCTTCACTGACCCTGTGTGATGTAGATACCAAAGACTTCAAAGCAACTCAACCATAA